Proteins from a genomic interval of Betaproteobacteria bacterium:
- a CDS encoding dihydrofolate reductase: MTRCVSLIVAMSQSGVIGDRGRIPWHLPAELARFKRVTMGHHIVMGRRTWESIGRLLPGRRSVVVSRNPDFAVPGAIVTDSLRAALAICLYDEEVFVIGGAEIFREALPLADRLYLTVVDVDVPGDTRMPAIDFGQWQVTDTEQVAADGRNPYPFRFTRYERKHVATE, encoded by the coding sequence ATGACGCGCTGCGTGTCGCTCATCGTCGCCATGTCGCAGTCCGGCGTGATCGGCGACCGGGGCCGCATCCCGTGGCATCTGCCGGCAGAACTCGCGCGCTTCAAGCGGGTGACGATGGGCCACCACATCGTCATGGGACGCAGGACGTGGGAGTCGATCGGGCGCCTGTTGCCCGGCCGCCGCAGCGTCGTCGTGAGCCGCAACCCGGACTTTGCGGTGCCCGGTGCGATCGTCACGGACTCGCTGCGCGCAGCGCTCGCCATCTGCCTGTACGACGAGGAGGTGTTCGTGATCGGCGGCGCCGAGATCTTCCGCGAAGCGCTGCCGCTCGCCGACCGCCTGTACCTGACGGTGGTCGACGTCGACGTGCCGGGCGATACCCGGATGCCGGCGATCGACTTCGGGCAGTGGCAGGTCACGGACACCGAGCAGGTTGCCGCCGACGGCCGCAATCCCTATCCGTTCCGCTTCACGCGCTACGAGCGCAAGCACGTCGCTACCGAGTAG